The DNA window CGATCCTTGAGGATATCGGTGAAACGCACCAGCACCGGCCACGACAGCCCCATATCACGCGCCTCATGGGCCAGCTGATAAAGATCGATGCCGGGACGGCTACGGTCGCGGTTCGGGTACACCAGCAAGCGCCCGCCGGGACCGACATCAAAATAACCGCCACCCCAGTGTGAAACGTTATACGTCTCGCGTGCGGCCTCAATATCCCACTGCATAGCGCTCCTCAACCGGGCATAAACCCCGGGGTTGATATAAAATGTCGGATCGTTATTATACCCACCCGGCCGGGTTTCGGCCTGCTTTACCGCACGAGGACTCTTTCATGGCGCTGGATAACACCTGGTTCACCGAAATCCACCAAGCCGACGGCTCAGCCTTCTCGCTCAAGGTCAAGGCCAAGCTGCACGAGGAGCAAACCCCCTTCCAGCGTATCGAGATCTACGACACCGTGAACTGGGGCAAGCTGATGACCATCGACGGCTTTTATATGGTCTCCACCCGCGATAACTTTCTCTATCACGAGATGATGAGCCACCCGGCGCTGTTCACCCATCCCGATCCGAAAAAGATTCTGATCATCGGCGGCGGCGATTGCGGCACGCTGCGCGAAGTGCTCAAGCACAATGAAGTCGAGCGTGTGTGGCAAGTCGACATCGACGAGGCCGTCACCCGCCTCGCCGAGATTCATTTCCCCGAGCTGTGCGAATCCAATGGCGACCCGCGCGCCAAAGTATTGTTCGATGACGGTATCAAGTGGGTGAAAGATGCCGAAACCGCCAGCGTCGACATCATCATCGTCGACAGCACCGACCCCATCGGCCCGGCTGAAGGTTTATTCAACAAAGCCTTCTACGAGCAATGCCACCGCATCCTGCGCGGCGGCGGCCTGCTGGTACAGCAAAGCGAATCGCCGCTGTATCACTTGAAGCTGCTCAAGGAAATGCGTCACGCCATGCTCGGCGCCGGCTTCACCGCCACCAAGACGCATTACTTCCCACAACCGGTGTATCCATCCGGCTGGTGGAGCGGCACCATGGCTTGCAAAGATAATCAAATCCAGGGCTTTCGCGAACAGGATTCGCGCAACAAGCAATTCAAAACCCTTTATTACAACGTCGACATCCACCGCGCTGCGCTGGCGCAGCCGGAGTTTTGTAAAGAGGCGGGGTTGGGTTAAACATTATCGGCAAATATAATTTGTTAGTAGCTTGTCACTTTAGGGCCAGATTCGTTGTTGCACGAAGAGGGAAGAGACCTACTCCCTTCCAGCCGCCTTGAGTGGATTAGGCTCAGACTTACTGTTACTAGCAGGATTAATCCCACTACCCCAAGTGACACCAACACTGGTATCTTGACCACATCTAGCAACAACATCTTGCCACCGATGAAAACCAGCATCGCCGCCAGGCCATACTTAAGAAAGACAAAACGGTCAGCGAAATCCACCAAGAGAAAATACATCGCCCGCAGCCCAAGAATAGCAAATACATTCGAGGTCAAAACGATGAACGGATCAGTGGTCACCGCGAAGATCGCCGGGATGCTATCAACTGCAAATATCAAGTCGCTAATCTCCACCAATATCAACACCAGCATCAAGGGTGTGGCATAACGTACGCCATCATGTAAGATGAAAAATCGCTCCCCATGCAATTGGGTAGTGACAGGATAATGTTGTCTCAGCCAGTGCACTACAGGGGTCGTCTCAAGGTCCGGCCGTTCATTCGCAAACCACAACATCTTGATACCGGTAACGATCAGGAACACTCCGAAGAGGTAAAGCACCCAGTGAAACTGGACGATCAACCAGCCACCCAACAAAACCATCACAGTGCGCATAATAATGGCACCAATCACGCCATGACAGCACACGCCTTTGCAACTCGATAGGCACTGCAAAAAAACTGAATATCGTCAGCCAGACAAAAACATTGTCAATCGCTAGAGACTTTTCTATCAAATAGCCGGCAAGAAACTCTAATGCCTTTTCATTGGCAAGCTCACGCCCACTTGTGACCTCCAAGTACCACCAAAGGCCTGCGCAAAATAGCAAGGCCACTGTTACCCACACACCGGACCATACAGCCGCCTCCTTGAATGACACGCGATGCTGCCTTCCACCGCGCAGCAGCAAATCTAGCAACAACATAATAATGACAAGGGCAAAAAACCCAATCCACATCCACCACGTGCCAATGCTATCCATAATCGATCTCTCCGAGAGAGTGCTTTACCCGTGATTACTCATCTGAGGGAAAACAGCCCGGGCCGACACCCCAGGCTTCAGATTTACCTCCTCACTCAATGAATTAAGCAGCACGCTTACCAGCACTGTCTGACTGCACTTCATCGAAGAACGTAAAGATCTGCACCGGCTGGTTATAACCAGCAGCAGAGCCTGGCTTCGGTGACTGAGGCAAAAAGGCGCTACGAATCCCAACCATTTGATAAATCGGATCAAAACCTAACATTCCTGTCATGATGATCGGGATCGACACTAGGGCAGTGAAAACACCCCATTCAACTGGACCACTTCCTAACAACGTGACACTGAGCAGCGCAGCTCCAAAACCGAGTCTCCCAAACCGATCAGGCCAGCCCATATTGATACCCGCATTGGCATCGCGGTAATGATAAGTGCGTAGATCCATTGGCTGAGCCCTTAACGTTGCCGTCCGTTTACCTAACAGGGCATAAATCGGATCCCATGCGATCAGGGCTGTGATAATCAGAGGTATCGCCACCAAGGTCATAACCACATTGACTCCACGTGGCTCACCCGCCGATAATTCGATACCGATCAACAGCGCCCCTAAACCCAATCGCGCGATACGATCGAGAGATCCCACGTTAATACTGCTAGTGGTGTCATAAGTTGTGCCAGTTGCGTTCATAGCTTACCTCCTCAGTGATAAGTGGCGTTGAAATCACTTCCGTTCAATTACAGTATTGGCGAAGGCATTGATTTAGTGAAATTGATATTGTTACGATAATTCATAGATTTTTGTCTATGGATAAACCCGACCATGCTTAGATTGGCCCGTCATGTCACCCTGCGGCAACTCCAGGTGTTCGCCACTATTGCACGCCTCAACAACTTTACTCGTGCAGCAGAGGAGCTGCATCTGACCCAACCAACGGTGTCGGCCCAGATCAAATCGTTAACGGACAGCATCGGTCTACCTCTATTCGAGCAGATCGGCAAGAAAATCTACCTTACCGCCGCGGGGAAGGAACTTTACAAAACGGTTCAGGAAATCTTTCGTAACCTAGATCATGTCGAGATGAAATTGGCCGCGCTGCGTGGACTCAAGCAGGGCACCCTTAGCATTTCAGCCATTAGTACCGCCAAATATTTTGTGCCTGAAGTAATGGGCAAATTCGTCAAGCGATTCCCCGGCATCGATGTCTCTATCAGCCTCGGCAACCGGGACCATGTACTGCATCGTCTGCTAGCCAACGAAGACGACCTCTACATCCTTGGCCACAATCCACCAATCGACGATGGGATCGAAGCAATGTCCTTCACGCGAAATCCATTGTTCGTGATGGCCCACCGCAATCACCCGCTAGCCAAGCAACACAACATTCACTTGCGCGATATCGCTGCACAACCGTTTATCGCTCGTGAGCCTGGCTCCGGCATCCGTGATGCCACCGAAAAATTGTTCGCTCGACACGGATTACGTCTCAACGTACGCATGGAACTGAGCAGCAACGAGGCCATTAAGCACTCCTTGGCAGGAGAGCTTGGTCTAAGCGTTCTGTCCTTGCACAGTATTATTTGGGAAGGCAGCCGCGGGCCGCTTACAATCCTAGATGTGGAGGAGTTCCCCATCGAACGTCAATGGCATGTCGCCTTTCCACGGGGCAAGATGCTATCTGTAGTAGCCGAGGAGTTTCTGCGTTTTCTACAACAGGAGGGCAAGATACTTGAGACTATGATCGAGGCATTTCTCTCCAAGCATCAACACCACGATAAAGCCCGCTCACGTCGACCGAAAGTACGTTAGACCAATTTCGCATTTTATTGAGCGAGTCTACATCAATCACATTGCATTAAAGAAGTGACGGCTACGGTAAGACCACAAAACATAAGCAAGGCGTAACAAAACCAAAAAGTCTGCGTTGCAGACTTTTTGGTTAGCATGAAGCTACCACACCTGAGCCCCGAAGTTAATCACAAATCCCGAATTTCGCCGAAACCTCACAGGTTTGCACAACGAAAAGACAGCATGGTTTTTGTTACTAAATACCTGATTTTAGTTCTTCTGGGCTGGACAAGTGTTAATGCCCGCTAGTGCGTATGCAGGACACCAGCCGATAACTCCCGTCACCAGCGGCACAACCCCGATCCAAGCCCACACCCCCAAGGTACCGGTTGCCGCCAAACCGACCAGCACCAAACCGGCCACCACGCGCACCACTCGATCAATTGTTCCGACGTTCATTTGAGTCTCTCCTGTTCAGATACCACTATTATTATAGCCCGGGTTATTAACCACCCTTGATTTAATAATAGTGGGTACCTGCAGCAGATGTATGTAACCTAGTCGCATAAGGTTATACAAATGCAACAAGATTGATCATTGATATCAAACACGAACGGCTTCGGCAACAACGAAAATCGCCCCTACATTTAAGAGACGGCGCATATCATGAACAGATTTGGTTCAAAAAAATCGGGCGCCACCGGGGCGCCCGTAGGGAGGGAGGAGGGGGATTTTTATTATGGTTATAAGTTGTAACCACGCTCGTTGTGCGAGGACACGTCGAGACCTTCGCGTTCCGCTTCTTCTGGCACGCGCAGTCCCATGACCATGTCCACCAGTTTAAACAGCACGAAGCTGACGATGCCAGACCACAACACGGTAATGCCTACGCCCCACAACTGGCTGATGATCTGGCCAGAAGCGGAGAACTCGGCCACTTTCATAGTGCTGTAATCAAACACGCCAAGGCCGCCCAATGCTGGATTGACGAAGATGCCGGTGCCGATCGCGCCGAGAATACCGCCAACGCCGTGGACACCGAAGACATCCAGAGAGTCGTCATAGCCCAGCATTTTCTTCAAGCCGGTGACACCCCACAGACACACGACGCCAGCGGTTAAACCGAGCACGAGCGCGCCCATGGGTCCGACAAATCCGCACGCTGGCGTGATGACCACCAATCCCGCTACCGCGCCGGAAGCAGCGCCGAGCAGTGACGGCTTACCTTTTATCATCCACTCTGCCAACAGCCAGGACATGGTTGCGCAAGCGGTTGCCAGCAGCGTGTTCACCATGGCCAGTGCGGCCACGCCGTTGGCTTCAAGGTTGGAACCGACGTTGAAGCCGAACCAGCCCACCCACAGCAACGCCGCGCCGATCATGGTCATGGTCAGGTTGTGCGGCGCCATGGATTCACGACCGTAGCCGACGCGTTTGCCGATCACCAGCGCACCCACCAGCGCAGCGATACCAGCATTGATGTGCACCACGGTGCCACCGGCAAAGTCCAGCGCACCCTTGCCGAAGATAAAGCCCGCCGGGTCACCAAACG is part of the Gammaproteobacteria bacterium genome and encodes:
- the speE gene encoding polyamine aminopropyltransferase encodes the protein MALDNTWFTEIHQADGSAFSLKVKAKLHEEQTPFQRIEIYDTVNWGKLMTIDGFYMVSTRDNFLYHEMMSHPALFTHPDPKKILIIGGGDCGTLREVLKHNEVERVWQVDIDEAVTRLAEIHFPELCESNGDPRAKVLFDDGIKWVKDAETASVDIIIVDSTDPIGPAEGLFNKAFYEQCHRILRGGGLLVQQSESPLYHLKLLKEMRHAMLGAGFTATKTHYFPQPVYPSGWWSGTMACKDNQIQGFREQDSRNKQFKTLYYNVDIHRAALAQPEFCKEAGLG
- a CDS encoding DUF2892 domain-containing protein; amino-acid sequence: MNATGTTYDTTSSINVGSLDRIARLGLGALLIGIELSAGEPRGVNVVMTLVAIPLIITALIAWDPIYALLGKRTATLRAQPMDLRTYHYRDANAGINMGWPDRFGRLGFGAALLSVTLLGSGPVEWGVFTALVSIPIIMTGMLGFDPIYQMVGIRSAFLPQSPKPGSAAGYNQPVQIFTFFDEVQSDSAGKRAA
- a CDS encoding LysR family transcriptional regulator; protein product: MNPTMLRLARHVTLRQLQVFATIARLNNFTRAAEELHLTQPTVSAQIKSLTDSIGLPLFEQIGKKIYLTAAGKELYKTVQEIFRNLDHVEMKLAALRGLKQGTLSISAISTAKYFVPEVMGKFVKRFPGIDVSISLGNRDHVLHRLLANEDDLYILGHNPPIDDGIEAMSFTRNPLFVMAHRNHPLAKQHNIHLRDIAAQPFIAREPGSGIRDATEKLFARHGLRLNVRMELSSNEAIKHSLAGELGLSVLSLHSIIWEGSRGPLTILDVEEFPIERQWHVAFPRGKMLSVVAEEFLRFLQQEGKILETMIEAFLSKHQHHDKARSRRPKVR
- a CDS encoding DUF2892 domain-containing protein, which codes for MNVGTIDRVVRVVAGLVLVGLAATGTLGVWAWIGVVPLVTGVIGWCPAYALAGINTCPAQKN
- a CDS encoding ammonium transporter; this translates as MMLSVMLFVSPLSLADETSTMKQEPAQAVVETSAVPAEAAPAAPVPDKGDTAWMIVATVLVILMTIPGLALFYGGLVRTKNVLSVLTQVFVIFAMIAVLWVIYGYSLAFTAGGDMNNFVGSLSKMFLSGVTPESVVETFSKGVVIPEYIFAMFQLTFAAITVALIVGGFAERIKFSALLVFSALWFTFSYLPIAHMVWFWGGPSAFGDPAGFIFGKGALDFAGGTVVHINAGIAALVGALVIGKRVGYGRESMAPHNLTMTMIGAALLWVGWFGFNVGSNLEANGVAALAMVNTLLATACATMSWLLAEWMIKGKPSLLGAASGAVAGLVVITPACGFVGPMGALVLGLTAGVVCLWGVTGLKKMLGYDDSLDVFGVHGVGGILGAIGTGIFVNPALGGLGVFDYSTMKVAEFSASGQIISQLWGVGITVLWSGIVSFVLFKLVDMVMGLRVPEEAEREGLDVSSHNERGYNL